The nucleotide sequence CGATATTCTCTTTGTTGAGCCAGTAGCGTACGGCATTTCCAGAGAGATTCATGAATGTCGTAGGCTTCAAAAGAATAATCTTGCGACCCTTGACCGTTGTCTCTGCTACGAAACCATAACGCTTATCCTCAAAAACAATATTGGACGCTTTAGCGAAAGCGTCCAATACCATAAATCCTGTATTGTGTCTGGTTCCCTCGTATTCATAACCGGGGTTACCCAATCCACAAATCAAATACTTGTCCAATTCTTATATTGAATTAATTGTTGTCGTAGAGATTACTCTGCCTCAGCCGCAGCAGCCTGCGCAGCCTGAATAGAGTTACGTGTAGCCTTGATAGAGCAAACTACAACCTCCTTTGGAGTTACCAACTCAAGACCCTCGAAGCTCAGCTCGCCAACCTTGATACTCTTACCAAGACGAAGCTCAGTAACGTTGATGTCGAGGTGCTCTGGAATCTGCTGATAAGGAGCCTTGACGTTAATCTTACGGATAGACATGTTCATACGACCACCATCGCGAACACCCTGTGCCAAACCTACGAGCTTAACTGGTACACCCATAACGATTGGCTTCTGATCGTTAACCTCATAGAAGTCTACGTGAAGCAGAGCATCTGTTACTGGGTGGAACTGAAGTTCCTTAAGAACTGCTGTGTGTCTCTCGCCGTCGATAATCAACTCTACAACATAGATGTGTGGAGTATAAACCAATTTACGCAACTCTGACATAGGAGCTGTGAATGAGAATGCTACTGGCTTGCGGTCATTCTGTGCCTCACCATAGAGGTTACATGGAATTAAACCTTCCTTACGGAGCTGCTTTGAAGCTTTCTTTCCAAGGTCTGTACGCTTCTGACCTGATACTTTAATTTCTTTCATAATTTTGTGTTACTCTAAATTAATACGAACTTTAATTCGCCATCACACACTGAGAGACTAAGGAATTGGAAATCTAATTAATATCACAACTTTCAATCCTCAATTTGCAAAAAGCGCTGCAAAGTTACTTTTTTTCAATGAATTGAGCAAGTATTCTAATAAAAAACTATAGAAAAAGATACTAATGCTTGCATGTACGGAGGAATTTTCCTACATTTGCAAAATAAAGAATTCAATACGAAACACAATCTTTAGAATAGACAATGATCAATAGGGAATTAATAAGAATTAAGATTGTCCAGTTAACCTATGCATACTATCAGAACGGTAACAGGAATATGGACAATGCTGAGAAAGAGTTGCTTTTCAGCTTGGCGAAAGCGTATGATCTCTACAATTACCTCTTGGCCTTAATCGTATCAATCACGCAAGAGGAGCGCCATCGCGTGGAGATTGCTGCTACTCGTGCTAATCGTGAGGGGACAGAGGCTCCCTCAAGTCGTTTTGCAACCAATAAGTTCGCTGTGCAGTTGGAAGAGAACAAGCAGCTCAACCTTTTCATGGAATCACAAAAACGTCGTTGGGAAGATGATATGGAGGCTGTGCGTAAACTTTGTGATCAGATTGAACAAAGCACTATCTATCAAGAATACATG is from Prevotella melaninogenica and encodes:
- a CDS encoding 50S ribosomal protein L25/general stress protein Ctc, with protein sequence MKEIKVSGQKRTDLGKKASKQLRKEGLIPCNLYGEAQNDRKPVAFSFTAPMSELRKLVYTPHIYVVELIIDGERHTAVLKELQFHPVTDALLHVDFYEVNDQKPIVMGVPVKLVGLAQGVRDGGRMNMSIRKINVKAPYQQIPEHLDINVTELRLGKSIKVGELSFEGLELVTPKEVVVCSIKATRNSIQAAQAAAAEAE